Proteins found in one Physeter macrocephalus isolate SW-GA chromosome 17, ASM283717v5, whole genome shotgun sequence genomic segment:
- the MON1B gene encoding vacuolar fusion protein MON1 homolog B, whose amino-acid sequence MEAGGGTAAPAPGDAEDLEEMRFPSEEARDGEGICRDLPGTGDASVEKTRSETKDQPPGLLLQSEAPSCTYGLWGPAASENSPVGGPESGSGGQGGDPSDEDWRSKQKHVFVLSEAGKPIYSRYGSVEALSTTMGVMTALVSFVQSAGDAIRAIYAEDHKLVFLQQGPLLLVAVSRTPQSAAQLRGELMAVHAQIVSTLTRASVARIFARKQNYDLRRLLAGSERTLDRLLDSVERDPGALLLGAVRCVPLARPLRDALGALLRRCTAPGLALSVLAVGGRLVTAAQERTVLAECRLDPADLQLLLDWVGAPAFAAGEAWAPVCLPRFNPDGFFYAYVARLDAMPVCLLLLGTDPEAFHDMATCRRLVEDGMHSLGAMRTLREAASFSGTPSASASAYSVQAVEAAGLRHFLYKPLDIPDHHRQLPQFTSPELEAPYSREEERQRLSGLYHRLHARLHNASRPLRLIYHVAEKETLLAWVTSKFELYTCLSPLVTKAGAILVVTKLLRWVKKEEDRLFIRYPPKYSTPPAAPAASMDQASHNGLFTGP is encoded by the exons ATGGAGGCCGGAGGAGGCACTGCTGCCCCAGCCCCCGGGGACGCGGAGGACTTGGAGGAGATGCGGTTCCCCAGTGAGGAAGCTAGAGACGGTGAAGGGATTTGCAGGGATCTACCCGGTACTGGAGATGCGAGCGTGGAGAAAACAA GATCCGAGACCAAGGACCAGCCACCCGGCCTGCTGCTCCAGTCCGAGGCTCCATCATGCACCTACGGGCTCTGGGGTCCGGCAGCCTCTGAGAACAGTCCCGTGGGTGGCCCTGAGAGTGGCTCAGGGGGCCAAGGCGGGGACCCCAGTGACGAGGACTGGCGCAGCAAGCAGAAGCACGTGTTTGTGCTGAGTGAGGCTGGCAAGCCCATCTACTCGCGGTACGGTAGCGTGGAGGCATTGTCAACTACCATGGGTGTGATGACAGCTCTCGTGTCCTTTGTGCAGAGTGCCGGAGATGCCATTCGCGCCATCTATGCTG AGGACCACAAGCTGGTGTTCCTACAGCAGGGCCCGCTGCTGCTGGTGGCCGTGTCAAGGACTCCTCAGTCAGCAGCACAGCTGCGGGGGGAGCTTATGGCCGTGCACGCCCAGATCGTGAGCACGCTGACGCGCGCCAGCGTGGCCCGCATCTTCGCGCGCAAGCAGAACTACGACCTCCGCCGCCTGCTGGCCGGCTCGGAGCGCACTCTAGACCGGCTTCTGGACAGTGTGGAGCGGGACCCGGGTGCCCTGCTGCTGGGCGCCGTGCGCTGCGTCCCTCTCGCTCGCCCGCTGCGGGATGCGCTGGGTGCGCTGCTCCGACGTTGCACGGCGCCTGGCCTGGCCCTCTCGGTGCTGGCGGTTGGCGGTCGCCTGGTGACAGCAGCCCAGGAGCGGACCGTGCTGGCCGAGTGCCGGCTGGACCCAGCCGACCTGCAGCTGCTGCTGGACTGGGTGGGGGCACCGGCCTTTGCGGCGGGCGAGGCCTGGGCGCCTGTGTGCCTGCCCCGCTTCAATCCCGATGGTTTCTTTTACGCGTACGTGGCCCGCCTGGACGCCATGCCTGTCTGCCTGCTGCTGCTTGGCACCGACCCCGAGGCCTTCCACGACATGGCCACCTGCCGGCGCCTGGTCGAGGACGGCATGCACTCCCTTGGGGCCATGCGCACCCTCAGGGAGGCTGCCAGCTTCTCCGGCACCCCATCGGCCAGCGCCTCGGCCTACAGTGTGCAGGCTGTGGAGGCCGCCGGCCTCCGGCACTTCCTCTATAAGCCGCTGGACATCCCCGACCATCACCGCCAGCTGCCCCAGTTTACCAG CCCCGAGCTGGAGGCCCCATACAGCAGAGAGGAGGAACGACAGCGCCTGTCCGGCCTGTACCACCGCCTGCACGCGCGCCTCCATAACGCCTCCCGGCCCCTGCGCCTCATTTACCACGTGGCTGAGAAGGAGACGCTGCTGGCCTGG GTGACCTCCAAATTTGAGCTGTACACCTGCCTCAGCCCCCTGGTGACCAAGGCAGGTGCCATCCTCGTAGTGACCAAACTCCTACGTTGggtgaagaaagaggaagatcgTCTCTTCATTCGTTACCCACCCAAGTACTCCACACCCCCAGCAGCCCCAGCTGCCTCCATGGACCAAGCTTCTCATAACGGCCTGTTTACTGGACCTTGA
- the SYCE1L gene encoding synaptonemal complex central element protein 1-like, which yields MAGKLEPLEVAPPEVLEEAEGQTKSSKKTEELLEMVKKLQKEGGLEPQVEDLINRINELQQAKMKSSEELGEAHALWEALRRDLDSLNGEKVHLEEVLSKKQEALRTLQLHCQRKEGEAQRKYMLAGHMEHISIYNSQITESQGQRKPGLHVEECLEDLTGQHKDPWEFHMLKQRLAWEIRALQSSKEQLLTEERRARAKLETVERRLRSPPEVQSAPAEKDGLKAELEKVGGQGPAQTQTTPEDRAGEVESPGWRPDGPRQSGRDLGSGAPLRGGCAGAGRPRGGGDRERAARASVGGRQGPKA from the exons ATGGCGGGGAAGTTGGAGCCTTTGGAAGTGGCGCCGCCGGAAGTCCTTGAGGAGGCTGAAG GTCAGACCAAGTCTTCAAAGAAGACTGAAGAGTTGCTGGAAATGGTGAAGAAGCTGCAGAAAG agGGAGGCCTAGAGCCACAGGTCGAAGACCTGATTAACCGGATTAATGAGCTTCAGCAAG CAAAGATGAAATCCAGCGAGGAACTGGGAGAAGCCCACGCTCTCTGGGAGGCCCTGCGTAGGGACCTGGACTCCT TGAATGGAGAGAAAGTGCACCTGGAGGAGGTTTTGAGCAAAAAGCAAG AGGCACTGAGGACCCTCCAGCTGCACTGCCAAAGGAAGGAAGGTGAGGCTCAGAG gaAGTACATGTTGGCAGGGCACATGGAACACATTTCTATCTATAACTCTCAGATCACAGAGAGTCAGGGACAGAGGAAGCCGGG GTTGCACGTGGAAGAATGTCTGGAGGATTTGACAGGCCAGCACAAAGACCCCTGGGAATTCCAC ATGCTGAAGCAGCGACTGGCCTGGGAGATCCGTGCCCTGCAGAGCAGCAAGGAGCAGCTGCTCACCGAA GAGAGGCGGGCGCGGGCCAAGCTGGAGACGGTGGAGCGGCGGCTGCGCTCTCCGCCCGAGGTCCAGAGCGCGCCGGCAGAGAAAGACGg GCTGAAGGCGGAGCTGGAGAAAGTCGGGGGGCAGGGCCCCGCCCAGACCCAGACCACCCCAGAGGACCGGGCCGGAGAGGTAGAGAGCCCGGGATGGAGGCCTGACGGGCCGAGACAGAGCGGGCGGGATCTGGGATCCGGAGCCCCTCTGAGAGGGGGGTGTGCGGGTGCCGGGCGTCCTCGGGGCGGTGGGGACAGGGAAAGGGCGGCGCGGGCCAGCGTGGGCGGGCGCCAGGGCCCCAAAGCCTGA